From the genome of Blautia hydrogenotrophica DSM 10507:
AAATTTACGCCGTGACCGCATTGGGGCCGATCCCCCTTGCCACGCTGGGCAATGCAGAGTGGCGCGGCATGGGCCAGAACTACTTGAAATCCCTGCTTGCGCTGGGCTTCCAAGCCTTTTTAATCATGGTGGTTGTCGGGATTTATGCGGTGCTGATCCAGCAGATCGGAACCGCTGACGACATATCCGGCGCAATCTGGGGCTGTATGGGCTATACCGTTTTGCTTTGCTTCTGTCTGTTCAAGACGGGAAGTATCAGCAAGGCCGTATTTACCGCCCACTAAAGAAACGAGGTGACTTTTTATGGCTTATGTAACTGTCCCCAAGGATTTAACCAAGGTCAAATCCAAGGTAGTATTCGGGCTAACGAAACGCCAGCTCATTTGTTTTGGCGGTGCGCTGCTGGTAGGCGTCCCGCTTTTCTTTTTGATCCGGGGCCGCGTCCCGACCAGCGCGGCGGCGCTCATTATGGTGTTCGCCATGCTGCCGGGCTTTCTGCTGGCGCTTTACGAAAAACACGGCCAGCCCCTTGAAGTGGTGGTACGCCAGATCGTAGCGTGCTGCTTCATCCAGCCCAAGGAACGGCCCTACCAGACCAATAACGCTTATACCGCCCTTGTGCGGCAATCCCAAATGGAAAAGGAGGTCAACGCCATTGTCCAAAAAGCAAAAGAACGAAACGAGCGCAAAAGCGCCGGTCAAGCTCACCCGCGCCGAAAAGAAAGAGATTCAGGCCGTCATCCGAAAGTATAAAGGCGACGGCAAGCCCCATTCGGCGCAGGCCAGTATTCCCTATGAGGCCATGTATCAGGACGGCGTATGCCGGGTAACGCCCCGCACCTTTTCCAAGTGCATTGAGTTTACGGACATCAGCTACCAACTGGCGCAGGCGGACACCAAGACAGCCATCTTTGAAAACCTGTGCGACCTCTACAACTATCTGGACGCTTCCATTCATGTGCAGTTTTCCTTTATCAACCGCAAGATCGACCCCAAGCAGTACGCCAAGAGCTTTGAAATCCGGGCGCAGGGGGACGACTTTGACGACATCCGCAGCGAGTATTCCGACATTTTGCAAAACCAGCTTGTGAACGGGAACAACGGCCTGATGAAGCGGAAATTTATGACCTATACCATCGAGGCAGACAGCCTGAAAATGGCCCGCGCCAGACTGCGCCGGATCGAAACCGATCTTTTGGGCTATTTCAAGAGCATGGGGGCCTCCGCGTGGGGACTGGACGCAAAGGAACGGCTGGAAGTCATGCACAGCATTTTCCACCCGGACGGGGAACCGTTCTCCTTTGACTGGAAGTGGCTTGCTCCATCGGGGCTTTCTACCAAGGACTTTATCGCCCCGTCCTCGTTCCGCTTTGGCAATGCCCGGATGTTCGGGCTGGGCGGCAAATACGGGGCGGTGAGCTTTCTGCAAATCCTCTCCCCGGAGCTGTCGGATGAAATGCTGGCCGACTTCCTCAACACGGAAAACGGTATTGTGGTGAACCTCCATGTGCAGGCCATTGACCAGAGCGACGCTATTAAGACGGTCAAGCGCAAGATCACCGACCTTGACGCCATGAAGATTCAGGAACAGAAACGGGCTGTCCGCAGCGGCTACGACATGGATATACTTCCCAGCGACCTTGCCACCTACGGGCAGGACGCCAAGGAGCTGCTAAAGACCTTGCAGAGCCGGAATGAACGGATGTTCCAGCTTACCTTTTTGGTGCTGAACACCGCAGACACCCGGCAAAAGCTGGAAAACGATGTGTTCTGGGCTGCCGGGATCGCCCAGAAATACAACTGTTCCCTTGTGCGGCTGGACTACCAGCAGGAACAGGGGCTTATGAGCAGCCTGCCGCTGGGGGCCAGCCACATCCAGATTGAACGCTCCCTGACGACTTCCAGCGTGGCCGTGTTCGTCCCTTTTGTGACGCAGGAGCTTTTTCAGGGCGGCGACGCCATGTATTACGGGATCAACGCCAAGACCGGCAACATGATTATGCTCGACCGCAAACGGGCGAGGTGTCCCAACGGGCTAAAGCTGGGGACACCGGGAAGCGGCAAAAGTATGAGCTGTAAATCAGAAATTTTGAGCGTGTTCCTCTGCACCCCGGACGATGTGTATATCTGTGATCCAGAGGCCGAGTATTACCCCCTTGTGAAGCGGTTGCGTGGGCAGGTGGTGAAGCTGTCGCCTACCAGCAAAAACTATGTGAACCCGCTGGACATCAACCTGAACTACTCCGAGGATGAAAACCCGCTGGCCTTGAAATCCGACTTTGTGCTGTCGTTCTGTGAGCTTGTCATGGGCGGCAAGAACGGGCTGGAAGCCATTGAAAAGACGGTGATCGACCGGGCGGTACAGGTGATCTACCGGCCTTATCTGGCAGACCCCAAGCCGGAAAATATGCCCATCCTTGCAGACCTGCACAAAGCCCTTTTAGACCAGCATATCCCGGAGGCCGACCGGGTGGCGCAGGCCCTTGACCTGTATGTGTCCGGCAGCCTAAATGTGTTCAACCACAGAACCAACATCGACATTCAAAACCGCATTGTGGCCTTTGACATCAAGGAGCTGGGCAAGCAGCTAAAGAAAATCGGTATGCTCATTGTCCAAGACCAGATTTGGGGGCGCGTCACCCAAAACCGCAGCAAGGGCAAGGCGACATGGTATTTCTGTGATGAGTTCCACCTGCTTTTGCGTGAGGAACAGACGGCGGCCTTTTCCTGTGAGATTTGGAAGCGTTTTCGTAAGTGGGGCGGGATTCCCACAGGTGCGACACAGAATGTGAAAGACCTGCTTTCCTCCCCGGAAATTGAGAACATTTTGGAAAACAGCGACTTTATCTGCCTGCTCAATCAGGCCAGCGGCGACCGCAAAATCCTTGCGGAACGGCTGAACATTTCGCCCCAGCAATTACGGTATGTGGACAATTCCGAACCCGGCGAGGGGCTTCTCATTTACGAAAATGTGATCCTGCCCTTTAAGAACCCCATCCCGAAAAACACCCAGCTCTACCAGATCATGACGACCCGGTTAGGCGAGGGGGCGACGGTATGAGGCACAAGGAGGTGAAGTCATGGAACCCTTAAAACCCCGCGACAAGGTAACGCAGCACATGACCCGCGACGGCCTGACGCTGGATAACCAGACCACCGGCGAAAGCGTCAATGTGTCCAGCCGGGAGGCCGAGCAGGAATACACCGCCCAGCCAGAGGGCGCGGCGGAAAAAATACTGGAACGGGCGGATGAACTGCACGACCGCCACAAGGCAAAGAAAGCGGCCAAGGACGCCGGGGAAACCGTGGCGCAGGCCACCAGCCCTGTTTCCCGGTTGCAGTTTACCGCCGAGGAACGGGCTTCCCCGGAGCTTGCCCCGTATATCAAAAAAGCGGAAAAGCGGGCGGATAAGCTGGAAGCGGCCAAAGAAGCCCTGCCGAAAAAGCGCGTCGTCACCAAGGAAACCGTCTATGACGAAGCCAAGGGCAAGGCCAAAAGCAGGCTGTATTTTGACAAGGTGGAGAAAGCCCCTCCCCAGCTCAAACCAAACCCGGCCAGCCGCCCCATACAGGAAGCCGGGCTTTACCTCCACGGAAAAATCCATGAGGTAGAACACGAAAATGTGGGCGTGGAGGGCGGCCACAAGGGGGAGGAACTGGCGGAACGGCAGGCGAGCCGCATGATCCGCAGCGGCGTCCACCGCCATAAGCTCAAACCCTACCGGGCCGCAGCCAAGGCCGAGCGAAAGTCCATTGCCGCCAACGCCGAGTTTGCGTATCAAAAATCCCTGCGGGACAACCCGGAGCTGGCGCAGGCGGCCAAAAATCCCGTTTCCCGCTTCTGGCAGAAACAGCACATTAAGCGGGAATATGCCAAGGCAGCAAGGGCGGCGGGCCAGACCGCACAGGGGGCGGCAAGCACCGCCAAGACCACGGCTGCCGCAGCCAAGAAAGCCGCAGAGAAAAGCAGACAGGCCGCGTCCTTTGCCGCCCGGCACTGGAAAGGGGCGCTGATCGTCGGCGGCGTGGGCCTCATGCTCCTGCTGGTGATGGGCGGCCTGCAATCCTGCACCGCCATGTTTGGCAGCACCGGGACGGGACTTGCCGCCACCTCCTATCTCTCCGAGGACAGCGATATGCTGGGAGCCGAAGCCGCCTATGCCGCGCTGGAAGCAGACTTGCAGCACGAACTTGACAACTACGAAAGCCTGCACCCCGGCTATGACGAATACCGTTTCGATCTGGACGAGATCAAGCATGACCCCTATGTGCTGACCTCCATCCTCTCCGCGCTGCATAACGGCGTGTTCACTTTGGGGGAGGTACAGGGCGACCTTGCCATGCTCTTTGAAAAGCAGTACATCCTGACCCAGACCATCGAAACGGAAACCCGCTACCGCACTGAAACGAGGACGGACAGCGAGGGAAACACCTACACCGCGGAAGTCCCCTACACCTACTACATCTGCAATGTGAAGCTGGAAAACTTCGACCTGTCCCACCTGCCCATCTACATTCTCACCGAGGAACAGATGGGCTTTTATGCTGCCTATATGCAGACTTTGGGCAACCGGCCAGACCTGTTCCCCAACGGCAGCTATCCCCACGCCTCCACCCCGAAAGAGCCAACCTACTATGAAATCCCCCCGGAGGCGCTAAAGGACGAAGCCTTTGCCGCCATGATCGCGGAGGCGGAAAAGTATGTGGGCTATCCCTATGTGTGGGGCGGCAGCTCCCCAAGCACCAGCTTTGATTGTTCCGGCTTCATTAGCTGGGTTATCAATCATTCCGGCTGGAATGTGGGACGCCAGACGGCTCAGGGGCTTTACAACATCTGCACTCCCGTTTCCCCGGAGCATGCCAAGCCCGGCGACCTTGTATTTTTCGTCGGTACTTATGACACTGCCGGGATGTCCCATGTGGGGCTGTATGTGGGAAATTCGGTCATGCTGCACTGCGGCGACCCCATTTCTTACACGAACCTCAATTCAAGCTACTGGCAGCAGCATTTTTATTGTTACGGGCGTTTGCCTTAAACGCCAGAAAGGAGTAAATCACTATGGCAATGAACAAATTGGAACGCATTGAAAAGGATATTGAGAAAACCAAGGGCAAGATCGCGGAGCTGCAAAAGCAGCTTCGGGAGCTGGAAGCGGCCAAGACCGAACAGGAAAACTTGCAGATCGTCCAGCTTGTGCGCGGCCTCAACATGACCCCGCAGGAGTTCGCCGCCTTTGTGCGCGGCGGCGCATTGCAGGCGGCCCCGGCCCCGATCCCGGACTTTGAACAGGAGGACAGCGCCCATGAAGAAATCTAAACTGTTCCGCACCTTGACGCTGGCTGTGGCCGCTGCGCTCTGCATGGCGACCACGACCGTTACCGCCTATGCCGGAGGCGCTGACCCTGACCCTGTGCCGCTGCCGGAAACCACCGAAGCCCCCGCAGAGGTGCCGGAGGAAACCGAAGAACCCACCACCGGCGGCATGGAGCCGGAGGGCGTACCTGTTACCCCGCAGGGCAACGCTGCGCTGGTGGATGATTTTTTCGGGGATAAACAGCTTATCACTGTCACTACCAAGGCCGGGAATTATTTTTACATCCTGATCGACCGGGCCAACGAGGACAAGGAAACAGCGGTGCATTTCCTCAACCAAGTGGACGACGCCGACCTGCAAGCCTTGTTGGAGGATGGAAAAAAAGAGCCGGAGGTCTGCACCTGTACGGCCAAATGTCAAGCTGGGGCCGTCAATACGGCCTGCCCGGTCTGTAAAAACAACCTGACCGCCTGCAACGGGCCGGAGCCGAAGCCCCAGCCGGAGGAAGAACAGCCGCAGGAGGAAAAGCCAAGCGGCATGGGCGGCCTTGTGGTGTTCTTTGTGGTGGTGCTGCTGGGCGGCGGCGCAGCCCTCTACTTCCTGAAATTCAAAAAGGAAAAAGCCGACACCACAGGCAATGACGATCTGGCCGAGTATGACTTTGGCGAGGACGAGGACGACGAGGACGAAGCCCCGGAGCCGGACGAGGATATGACAAGTGAAGATGGAAATAAGGAGGACGAAGTATGAGCTATCAGTTAGTAATTGCAGAGAAACCAAGCGTAGCCCGCAGCATTGCGGGCGTGATCGGCGCGGACAAGAAACAGGACGGCTACATGGAGGGGAACGGCTATCTGGTGAGCTGGTGTATCGGCCACCTTGTTTCCCTTGCCGACGCCGGAACTTATGACGAGCGTTTCAAAAAATGGCGCTATGACGACCTGCCGATTCTGCCGCAGGAATGGCAGTACATCATTCCCGACGATAAGAAAAAGCAGTTTGACACCCTGCGTTCTTTGATGGAGCGCCCCGATGTCACCGGCCTTGTGTGCGCCACCGACGCCGGGCGCGAGGGGGAATTGATTTTCCGTTTCGTCTACCAGATGGCGGGCTGCAAGAAACCGTTTCAGCGCCTTTGGATTTCCAGCATGGAGG
Proteins encoded in this window:
- a CDS encoding C40 family peptidase, giving the protein MEPLKPRDKVTQHMTRDGLTLDNQTTGESVNVSSREAEQEYTAQPEGAAEKILERADELHDRHKAKKAAKDAGETVAQATSPVSRLQFTAEERASPELAPYIKKAEKRADKLEAAKEALPKKRVVTKETVYDEAKGKAKSRLYFDKVEKAPPQLKPNPASRPIQEAGLYLHGKIHEVEHENVGVEGGHKGEELAERQASRMIRSGVHRHKLKPYRAAAKAERKSIAANAEFAYQKSLRDNPELAQAAKNPVSRFWQKQHIKREYAKAARAAGQTAQGAASTAKTTAAAAKKAAEKSRQAASFAARHWKGALIVGGVGLMLLLVMGGLQSCTAMFGSTGTGLAATSYLSEDSDMLGAEAAYAALEADLQHELDNYESLHPGYDEYRFDLDEIKHDPYVLTSILSALHNGVFTLGEVQGDLAMLFEKQYILTQTIETETRYRTETRTDSEGNTYTAEVPYTYYICNVKLENFDLSHLPIYILTEEQMGFYAAYMQTLGNRPDLFPNGSYPHASTPKEPTYYEIPPEALKDEAFAAMIAEAEKYVGYPYVWGGSSPSTSFDCSGFISWVINHSGWNVGRQTAQGLYNICTPVSPEHAKPGDLVFFVGTYDTAGMSHVGLYVGNSVMLHCGDPISYTNLNSSYWQQHFYCYGRLP
- a CDS encoding DUF4366 domain-containing protein, translated to MKKSKLFRTLTLAVAAALCMATTTVTAYAGGADPDPVPLPETTEAPAEVPEETEEPTTGGMEPEGVPVTPQGNAALVDDFFGDKQLITVTTKAGNYFYILIDRANEDKETAVHFLNQVDDADLQALLEDGKKEPEVCTCTAKCQAGAVNTACPVCKNNLTACNGPEPKPQPEEEQPQEEKPSGMGGLVVFFVVVLLGGGAALYFLKFKKEKADTTGNDDLAEYDFGEDEDDEDEAPEPDEDMTSEDGNKEDEV
- a CDS encoding DUF4315 family protein, giving the protein MAMNKLERIEKDIEKTKGKIAELQKQLRELEAAKTEQENLQIVQLVRGLNMTPQEFAAFVRGGALQAAPAPIPDFEQEDSAHEEI
- a CDS encoding PrgI family protein — protein: MAYVTVPKDLTKVKSKVVFGLTKRQLICFGGALLVGVPLFFLIRGRVPTSAAALIMVFAMLPGFLLALYEKHGQPLEVVVRQIVACCFIQPKERPYQTNNAYTALVRQSQMEKEVNAIVQKAKERNERKSAGQAHPRRKERDSGRHPKV
- a CDS encoding VirB4-like conjugal transfer ATPase, CD1110 family, coding for MSKKQKNETSAKAPVKLTRAEKKEIQAVIRKYKGDGKPHSAQASIPYEAMYQDGVCRVTPRTFSKCIEFTDISYQLAQADTKTAIFENLCDLYNYLDASIHVQFSFINRKIDPKQYAKSFEIRAQGDDFDDIRSEYSDILQNQLVNGNNGLMKRKFMTYTIEADSLKMARARLRRIETDLLGYFKSMGASAWGLDAKERLEVMHSIFHPDGEPFSFDWKWLAPSGLSTKDFIAPSSFRFGNARMFGLGGKYGAVSFLQILSPELSDEMLADFLNTENGIVVNLHVQAIDQSDAIKTVKRKITDLDAMKIQEQKRAVRSGYDMDILPSDLATYGQDAKELLKTLQSRNERMFQLTFLVLNTADTRQKLENDVFWAAGIAQKYNCSLVRLDYQQEQGLMSSLPLGASHIQIERSLTTSSVAVFVPFVTQELFQGGDAMYYGINAKTGNMIMLDRKRARCPNGLKLGTPGSGKSMSCKSEILSVFLCTPDDVYICDPEAEYYPLVKRLRGQVVKLSPTSKNYVNPLDINLNYSEDENPLALKSDFVLSFCELVMGGKNGLEAIEKTVIDRAVQVIYRPYLADPKPENMPILADLHKALLDQHIPEADRVAQALDLYVSGSLNVFNHRTNIDIQNRIVAFDIKELGKQLKKIGMLIVQDQIWGRVTQNRSKGKATWYFCDEFHLLLREEQTAAFSCEIWKRFRKWGGIPTGATQNVKDLLSSPEIENILENSDFICLLNQASGDRKILAERLNISPQQLRYVDNSEPGEGLLIYENVILPFKNPIPKNTQLYQIMTTRLGEGATV